The window ACGCGTTATGCGGCGACGCACGAGTTCGACGGTGTGCCGCTGGCCGACCAGCAATGGGCGCAGTTCAAGCTGGCCGACATGGGTTGCCGGATTGAAGCGGCGCGCGGCTTGATTTACGGTGCCAGCGTTCTGCGGGACCAGGGCAAGCCGTATTCGCAGCAGTCGGCGATGGCCAAGTTGTATGCCTCCGAGGTCTGCAATTTTGCGACGTCGGAAGCGCTGAGTATAATTGGAATGGAGTCGCAGGCGGAGCGCTATCCGGTGGAACGGATGTGGCGCGATATGAAGTTGACGGAAATTGGCGAAGGGACCTCCGAGATTCAGCGTCTCGTGATCTCCCGGGCGATACTTAAATCGGTTCAGACGGCTTAGGTTGTTGGAGGAGGACTCATGGCATTTGACGAAAACGGCAAGATTTGGATGAACGGCGAGTTCGTCGACTGGAAAGATGCCAAGATTCACGTCCTCTCGCACGTCGTGCACTACGGGAGCAGCGTGTTTGAGGGATTGCGCTGCTACAAGACGAAGAAGGGGCCGGCGGTGTTCCGGATGAAAGAGCACACGCATCGGCTGCTCAATTCGGCCAAGATTTACCGGATGAAAGTGCCGTACACGGAAGAGCAGTTGAACCAAGCGCAGATTGAGTTGATCAAGCTGAACAAGAAGGAATCGTGCTATATCCGGCCGGTGGTGTTTCGCGGCTACAAGCAGTTGGGCGTCGATCCGACCGGCTGTCCGATCGACGTGGCGATCGCGGTGTGGGATTGGGGCGCCTATCTCGGCGGCGGCGCGCTCGATAACGGCGTGGACGTCTGTGTATCGTCGTGGCGGCGGATGGCGCCGGATACATTTCCGGCGATGGCCAAAAGCGGAGCCAATTACATGAACAGCCAGTTGATCAAGCTGGAAGCGATCGAGCACGGCTATGTCGAGGGAATTGCGCTGGATCACAACGGGCTGGTCAGCGAAGGGTCGGGGGAGAATATTTTTGTCTACCACGAAGGCAACTTGATAACGCCGCCGTACAACGCTTCGATCCTGCCGGGGATCACCCGCCACACCGTGATTCAACTCGCGAAGGAAATGGGGATCAAGGTGGTCGAGCGCAATCTGCCGCGCGAACTGCTGTATGTCGCCGACGAGGTGTTCTTCACCGGCTCGGCAGCGGAGATTACGCCGATCCGGTCGATCGACAAGATTCAAATCGGCGCGGGCAAAGCAGGTC of the Candidatus Zixiibacteriota bacterium genome contains:
- a CDS encoding branched-chain amino acid transaminase, whose translation is MAFDENGKIWMNGEFVDWKDAKIHVLSHVVHYGSSVFEGLRCYKTKKGPAVFRMKEHTHRLLNSAKIYRMKVPYTEEQLNQAQIELIKLNKKESCYIRPVVFRGYKQLGVDPTGCPIDVAIAVWDWGAYLGGGALDNGVDVCVSSWRRMAPDTFPAMAKSGANYMNSQLIKLEAIEHGYVEGIALDHNGLVSEGSGENIFVYHEGNLITPPYNASILPGITRHTVIQLAKEMGIKVVERNLPRELLYVADEVFFTGSAAEITPIRSIDKIQIGAGKAGPIAKKLQAAFKTIIEDGEDKRGWLTWVHAREAVGVS